One part of the Desulfitibacter sp. BRH_c19 genome encodes these proteins:
- a CDS encoding methyltetrahydrofolate--corrinoid methyltransferase — MSSYVHKISEEVSSMSVLIVGELINTSRKAIKEAVEIRDASYIQKVALEQEKAGANYIDVNCGTRVYDEEETMAWLVNTVQEVVTDIPLCIDSPNHKAIKVGLELHKNGQPMVNSITAEKERFNEVLPLIKEYKTKVVALLMSDEGMPDSAEDRIKVVENLLPRLLDNGIPAEDIYLDPLIKPISTGYLAGQEVLQTISYIKAKYPDVHMICGLSNASYGLPNRKYLNRAFTINTMSFGMDSYILNPLDKESMCLIYSSQALLGLDKHCKQFLKIHRKGLFED; from the coding sequence ATGAGTTCTTATGTACACAAAATATCAGAGGAGGTTTCAAGCATGAGTGTTTTAATTGTGGGAGAATTAATCAATACTAGTCGTAAAGCGATTAAGGAAGCTGTAGAAATTAGAGATGCTTCCTATATTCAAAAAGTAGCTTTAGAGCAAGAGAAAGCTGGTGCAAATTATATTGATGTAAATTGTGGAACCAGAGTTTATGATGAAGAAGAGACTATGGCCTGGTTGGTAAATACTGTTCAAGAAGTAGTTACTGATATCCCGCTATGCATAGATAGTCCAAACCATAAAGCGATAAAGGTTGGTCTAGAATTACACAAGAACGGACAGCCAATGGTAAATTCCATCACGGCCGAAAAAGAAAGATTTAATGAAGTATTGCCGCTAATTAAAGAGTACAAAACTAAGGTTGTTGCATTGCTAATGAGTGACGAAGGTATGCCAGATAGTGCCGAGGATAGGATAAAGGTTGTCGAGAACCTATTACCAAGGTTATTAGATAATGGCATACCTGCTGAGGACATTTACCTAGATCCGCTTATCAAACCCATAAGTACAGGATACTTAGCCGGCCAGGAAGTTTTACAAACCATAAGCTACATTAAGGCGAAATACCCAGATGTGCACATGATATGTGGATTGAGTAACGCTTCCTATGGATTACCCAATAGAAAGTATCTAAATAGAGCATTTACAATAAATACGATGAGTTTTGGCATGGATTCCTATATTTTAAATCCATTAGATAAAGAGAGTATGTGCCTTATTTATTCCTCACAGGCTTTACTAGGATTGGATAAACACTGTAAACAGTTTTTGAAAATTCATAGAAAAGGACTTTTTGAAGATTAG